The following DNA comes from Castanea sativa cultivar Marrone di Chiusa Pesio chromosome 10, ASM4071231v1.
CATTTGTCACAACTTGTGAAAGTGTTAATTGCAGTACCAGTTCACATATCCTTTATTCATTCAGTGATCGTATACCATTCCCTCCGTTTTCTCATATAATCTACTTATCGAATGATTAATCTAACGTACAGTGCATGGAATTCAAAACCTGGTAAAAGTTTGATAATGCTTATATGTACTTTGGTAAATTACTAATTGGGTCCCTCAAGGTTTAACTTGGTCTCTCAATTATTAATTGTGTGAATTTGatcttaacttttaaaattaagtCAATGTCATccttcacaaaataaaaatcaatttcatCCTTGCACGCctctacttttaaattttattgaaattagtggttaaaattgaattaattttgaaattcacatttTCTATGATAACCTTTCAGCTTGTACGATACTTTTATCatattaactaaaaattttgttaaaatttaaaagaagaaatttaaGGTTGAGATTGACCTTTTCTTGACTTGATTTTAAAAACAGAGGGATTTAATTAACACAATTAATAATCAAGGGATCAAATTGAGAGAACTAATGGATGAGGGAAGAAATTGGACATCACACTGTAGTTAGGGccaaattagtaatttataCTATAATTAATATGgctattatcattatttatattGTCTAAGCAGGCCACTAGAGTGCTTATTTATCCAGGTTGAAAGCGatgctttttccttttttttttggcgtatCACGTGCTGTACTGCTGATGCGTTGGCCAGAATGGGTGTGACGTGTGTATAGCCCTGAATTTGTTAATTTGGAACCTCTAGATACCCTGGTTCCTTTGCTTTTCTTGTGACATTTCAAGACGATATTGTACTGCTACTATCCTCTAATGCAATCCTTTTtaccaaataaaagaaatgaagataAACATAAGAAATTATTCATGttaatgatttcttttttttgtagatCGAGGACATTGGGCATCGTTAATACTACAGTTGGATTCTTTGTTGTCCACCTTTGAATGTTTCAGAATAGTTTCATGATTCATCACATAAATTCCAGCAAATTAATAGACACTTAATAATGACAataaattaggaaaataatGTATTATCTTATAAGtattaattaatgtagaaaataatatattttaaataactaaaatttaattcaaatttataatacaaCAAAATTGTACTtgccttgaattttttttttttactgttatttcTTTACTTTCATTCATTCTTATAGGtagaattttctaaaaattctaGAGGATCTTGATCCATTATTCTACGATCATTGTTTATATCTCCAAAATTTCCAAGGAAAAGTAATATAGAAGGGAAAGGACGGGTGGGAGGAGCAGCGAAACATGACTATATGCAAAAACCCAATTAAAATGAAAGTTCGGTTATTGAAGacctaatatataatttttctatagCACTTTCTTGGCCTACAAGATGCGTTCTATTGGGTTTCCTCCTTTCTCAAAGTACACCATCTGATACCTGCAAAGTTGAAATGTCTTAGACTAGTATTTTCATCATTAGAGATGCAGATTTTTTTGGCCCCATACAGAAGTAGCCTAGTTGCCTCTGACATAACTCTTTCAAGAATTGAGcaaataaattgatatttttggtGACTCAAAAGTCTTCAAAAAACATCTGGATGGTGATCACCTGTTTGCATTTGATTGACTATTAATAGCAGCATACACGACTTGTTTGCTAACAAATCCAACGCACATTGAACCTGAGATAGCAGCAGCCTTCAATGTGTCAACCACCCAAGGGATCCAGTCATCAGAATTTGAAATGGTACAGAACAAAGGGATCCCCGTACTAGTTTTGGTACCAATATGGTACATACCAGCCATTTGGCTGacacaaaacaaaattcaaaactttgttCCATGCCAGGGGAAGGACAAATGCATGCCTTAAAATggaatcaataaaaatattaaattcatcATAGATTGTTAGATTAAGGAaggttcaaagaaaaaaataaatataattatgttTATCTTAACCTGGTAAGTCTTATGTCTtacatgttcttttttttttatataagtaagaatgatatatatacgaaggttactctatgcctgaaaaacacaTAGCAACCCAgagatacaagaaaaagaaaacaaaaagaaataagagagaaaaccaaacaacaaagagaTTACAATAGGAGaagggaacaaagaaaagaggggagggaatcactagacatgagtccccacgcccgagaccaatcaaatagagttccacaaaaagaagcaagcaactgatcactagagctatccaagtcctcaaaagtcctccggttccgctccttccaaatacaccaaaggatgcacaacgggactaaattccagatctgaaacgaatgcttccccagccaattccaccatccaaaaagcaagtctggaatcgaactaggcataacccaagccaagccaaaagttataaaaacaaaactccataaccgataggccacctcacaatgaagaagaaggtgatctaccgtctctccacaatgacggcacataatgcaccaatccacaaaaaccaatctcctcaatcttaGATTAtctcccgttaggatcttattccaagctacacaccaaacaaaaaaagaaactcgcctaggggcctttattctccaaatagctttccaaggaaagatagttgaaggagaatttcttaatttgttatagTACGACTggatgtcaaaagccccattaggcttcaatttccaactcatccggtctccaacatccataggagggattatagcacccaacatacgaagaaaccgcagcccttcatccatctcccaatcattaaaaaatctactaaatcgaacattccaaaatcttctatcctccgccccctgcctatgcaaagaagcttcaacagaagCCTCCTTATCAATGACAATGTCATACGGCCTAGGAAAAgccaattgaaaaggttgatccccataccacccatcctgccaaaacctcaccctattccccaacccaaccacaaactgacaatttttgctaaaatcctcccaacccatgcggatgcttctccacaaaccacatccatgagctcccctacccagctttgaggtccatcccccccaatcttccccatattttgaagctACTACCCGCCTCCATAAACGACCCTCTTCCTTACCAAActgccacaaccatttccccaataaagccttattaaaggtagtgagtttccttatccctaagccaccgttggctataggcgcacaaactttgTCCCATCCTACCAAATGAATCTTGCTATCTCCCCACAGGAAATCCCTTTGCATGTTTTCAATATCATTAGCCACATGAGTAGGAATTGAGAACAACAATAGAAAATAAGTCGGAAGACTAGAAAGCATACTCTTGAGTAACATCAAACGACCCCCCTTAGACAAGTACAACTTCTTCCATCCAGATAATTTCcaattaatattttccaaaattgtattcCATATTGAAGGGGAGTTGTGAGGAGCCCCCAGCGGCATACCAAGATACAACATAGGTAAAAATCCAACTCTGCAGCCCAATATATCCGCCAGAGCATGCACATCACCAacctcccctataggaaccatttcgctcttatgcacattgaccttcaaacttGTTACCGCCTGAAAACTAAAGAGCAACAaccgaatatgaagaatttgctccacatctgcatcacaaaagaagatagtatcatctgcaaataatagatgtgaaacacgttccccaccatccctcctaccctcaaaattaaaaccacgaatcaagccagctccctccattcttctcaacatcctactaagtacctccatcaagatcaaaaacagcataggagatagcggatctccttgtcttaaaccccttgagctacaaaagaaatcaactagggacccattaatcaaaacagAGAACTGAATTGTGGATATACAAGAACGGATCCACTTACACCATcactccaaaacccatcctaTTCAGTAGATACAACAAAGCCTCTcaattcacatgatcgtagGCTTTCTCCATATCGAGCTTACAAATGACTCCAGGAACCCGACTCTTCCCACGACTATCCACACACTCATTCGCAATGAGAACCGAGTTAAGGATTTGTCTCCCACCCACAAAGCTATTCTGATTCTCAGAAATCAATTGATCTAAAACCACTCTCAAGCGATTAGCCAAGACCTTAGCCAGGATTTTATacacactccccaccaaactaataggacgaaaatctctaatattgAAAGCATCATTCCTTTTAGGAATTAAAGCAATAAAAGTCGCATTaagggatttttcaaacttgcaatgatggaaaaactcttcaaagactGCTAGGACATCTTTCTCCACTACCTTCCAACAATGATGATAGAACGCCATAGTGAACCCATCCGGACCTGGAGTTTTGTCCCCTTCCAGATCCCTaacaacttgaagaatctcttctctctcaaacttcctttcaagccaaaccctTTCCCTGTTCTCAATGCGATCAAACTCCAAACCCTCCACAAAAGCCTCCACTCCTCAgtctccttgtacaaatttttataaaattgtacaaCTTGAAAAGTTACCTCGGAGGCCTCTTCAAAGACCACCCCATCCACCTCCAAGGTCCTTAGATGATTAGAACGTCTATGGGAGTTAGccattttgtgaaaaaacttgGTGTTATTATCCCCTTCCTTGATACATAACATCCTAGACTTTTGTCTCTAAGAAATTTCTTCTAAGGAAAGAAGATGCTCCACCTGGGATCTCAAACCAGCCCTATGAACTATCTCCCCATCAGAGAGACCTAAATCCCCCTCCTTAGCGTCTAGGGTTATCAACTCCTCCAGTAATTGCTTCTTTTGATGCGCTACATTACCAAACTCTCAGCGATTCCATTGCACAATGTCTTCTTTCAGAGCCTTTAATTTTTTCGCAAGCACAAAACTAGGAGTACCTACAAAGGAATGTCGATTCCACCAGGTTTGAACTCTATCCACAAATCCCTCCgacttcaaccacatattttcaaatctgaatgGACTCTTCCCCCTTGCCATTCCTCCTGCCTCCAAGAGAATTGGATTGTGATCTGAGACCGTACGGGGTAAGATCCTTTGAGTAACATCTGGAAAATGATCCTCCCAATCAGGAGTGACCAAAGCTCTATCAATCCTAGACATCATTGGTTGATCAGAACCATTGGACCAAGTAAAGCTACCTCCTTCCAAAGGCAAATCAACCAAGTTGAGATCCTCAACAAATTCAGAAAATTTTTCCATAGCCATGGACAAACGAGTCTCTCCCCTACGCTCGCTAGGAAAGCGAACTATATTAAAGTCCCCAAAGCAGCACCACGAAATCCTCCAACACTGCTGAACTCCCACTAGCTCATCCCACATGAGACCCCTCTCAACATTCTCATTTGGGCCATAAACGCCAGAGCAAGCCCAAATAAACCCATCCCCCACCCCTTTCCACTTTACCGACACTGAGAATAAACCAACCATAATCTCCACCTTATCCAAAACCCTTTTGTCCCACATAAGCAAAATACCACCAGCAGTCCGATTAGCCTCCAAGACAGCCCAGTCCACATATGGGCAGCCCCACAAACTACAAACCAGCTGTTTATTCATACTAGCTATCTTTGTCTCTTGTAAACAGACAACATCACACTTCCAATCCCACAACAAGTTCTTCACCACAAGACGTTTCCGAGGGTCATTTAAACCAACATTCCatgaaatcatttttatcttcataaaaactaaaatatccCCAACTACAAACACCATCACGAGACCACCCTCTATCTTCTGTCATAATTCACCGAAGAAAACAAGTTTTGCAGCTCTCTGCAACCCTTATTTTTGGACTTAGCCACCTTATTGCTGCCCATTACTTTCCTGTGTAACACATTGGCTGCCTCCATCTCTGATTCAAGCCTCTGTAAGAGAGCAATGCACAATTTCTCATGTCAAGTCATAGATAACCCAACCAATTTACTAAAGCCAGGAATTCTGTGTTTCACCCACCCAAAGATATCTATGTTAGTTTCAATACTAAAAACCTCATCAACCTCCTCCAACTCTGCCAAGGTTGTTGAACCACTCGGATCAAAGATTTGCAGAGGAAAGGCAACCTCACCCACAACAGCTGCTTCCTCCACAATCATAACCTCCCCAGGAAGGCAAATTTCCTTACCATAAAAAGAATTAACCTCTTGACCCACTACCCCCAAGCCCCTTGGTCCAACTCGCACCAACTCCAGAAAAAGGTCAGGGAGAAAAGGTCCTAACGACcgtggcacaaaattgagaTTCATTGACCTCTTACCTTCAGAAAACAACCCCCTCGAGTGCGAAGTGGAACCGAAAAAGTAATTCCGGCCACAGCTCAGCCTGAAAACCATCGCCAGAGGGGACTCGGCACACTCCGCCACCCCTACCGGTGGCACGCGATGCCGATGAGGCAAACCCACCAGATCCCCGGTGCGCCGCGTCGCCGATAACGGCAAAGCAGGGCTTGTCGGAGACTCTTGAGACACCGAGAGGCACAAGCCACCCTTATCGGCCTGAGCTCGTACCTTCAAAGACCACACACGACCTTCGGCCACTTGCGACGACGTCTCAAAACACGTCAGCCTCACCCCTAGACATTCCCCAGTCTTCTCGTGATTATCAGCTGAGGGTAAAGGCTCAACCCACTTATCGGAACACTCCCCAAGCTCAAAGGATAATGGGCTTGTGAGCTGTGGGCCTAAACAATTCTCACTAACTGTCATTTGGGCTACCATCTTGTTTGGGCCCAAACCCAGACCCAACTTACCCTGAGGCAACTCCTTACCAGCCCGTGAAACCCATTTGTGCTTTTGATCTCTCCCTTTCTTCCTATCCCAAGAAACCCGCCTCCTCCCcatcattgttattgattccgttctgttccggccggaacggccggaatttttcgttccggtatgcaaaccggtaccgGAATACCCAACGTTCCACCTCGGGCCAGATTTCGggccattccggtccattccggccattccggtccattccggccaattccggccgagatgtgaattccggccggtacatgatttggcctatggaaaaaaaaaaaaaaaaaaaaaaaaaaaaaatttgatggctaatattatgttataaattttgttggcttattagttattaattattatgtgcttatgtaatgagtaatgacttgttataaatcttcttattgtttgatgttgtattgaggtttaagacataaaagttaagactaaatgttttgtattatttgatgtttagttattgtcttgtaaatcttcttattgtgtgatgttaaatagatgttatattgatgtttaagacttaagagttaagactaaatgatttgtattatttgaaatttagttatttatttattagaattgacaattttatgttttacaagaatatatataatttaatttttaggaacccgaaacactttaaaacggtacgccgaaatcggccggtaccgaaatattccattccactggacaaaccgaaacggggtccgaaacggtattaataacaatgcTCCCCATCACATCAACCTCCACGATAAGACCTCTCCCTGTCCAGCATGGTCTCCTTACATCACTCCTTTTCCTATTGTCATAGGCTTTTGCattcaaactgaaacttgggaAGTGTATCCTACTTTCTGCCACTGACTTCTCATTAATGCACTTCTCCCTCCTATCACCTCCTCCCACCACCATCTTATCAGACTTACCTACCGGAAAAACTCCCACCTTAGCACCTGTGAAACTCCGGTTTCCCTCCATCTTCTCCCCTCCTAAATGCATCTTCATCCCCTTGGCAATGGAACCTACTTGCTTTGGCTGCTTTCTATCCTCTACTCTTCCATGAATGCCTTGCACAGCTTCAGCAAAAGTTCTAGGGTGTTGATTCTCCAGATATTGCCTATGCACCTGAGGAATAAGAGCTGGAAGACCCGTTCTACCCACTGCATATTGGGAGGGGTACAACACCTTTCTTAGTTCAAGGCCAAAAGCCCTCCAACCATATCTCTCTTTGCCTTTAGGGATAATGATCGACCTCCTACACCCGCCAACTTTTAGTTCAATCAGAAGTAAAAACTAACCAAAGGAGTTGGTGCTACGCTGGAGAGTATAAGCAGTGTCACCATCCCTGAATGTAAAGAACTGTTGAGAGCTTGTCCCAACAACAGTGTGTTCAATATTCTTCATTAGCCATAGTGCTGCATTCTTACCCATGAAGACTGATCTCATAGAATATTTGCCCCTCTCATAAATCTGTAACAAGAAATAACACCCCCCTTCCTCTACAACTAATTGAAAAAACTTGGATTCGATGACGAAATTGTGAAAACCCCCCATAAATCTACCTTACTGAAGtactccaaagaaaaaaaaatttgaaagaaaaagcaaCTAGCAGAAACTCCCCATGTTCTCAAGCAACCATTAGCTTGAGTTCCCATGATAACCACCTACAGAAAACAGAACATGACTCAACTCCAactctgcattttttttttttttgaaggcaaCTTACACACACCTAGTTTTTCTGACCCCCCACAtcaccctccaccttgctcttagGAGAGGAGATGCCATTTGAGCTAAAGCTCATTGGCAACTTTGGGCAATTTAAATTCATAGGATTCTAAGAATCACATGAAATGCCCAACAGTATGAATTAAACCATTTGAAATTACAATAGaataaaaaagtacaaaagCCTTTTTGATTTGTTGATAGAGGCAGATGGAGAAAGCGGACCAAACAGAAACACATTTCCCTACGTCTTCAAGCATAAGTTCATATGTGAAGTCAAAAACCAAAATGGCACAGATTACAAACAAAGATTGAATGAGGTCACCTTTAAAATTAGAGAACATCTAATATAGAAATAGAACAAGTGCTTAATGTGCTTTCCTAAGCCACATAACTCATGAATCTCAACATTGACAAAACAAGTTACCTGAATAATGTTACTCCTTGTTCAAGACTTTGGGAACTTTAATATATGGTTCTTCATAGCTAGGAACAGCAGCAATCATGGACTCCCTGTAGAGGAAAAATCTAAATATTAATTGCATTGGAAATTCGCCCACCCACCTCTCCACTACAGGAAAGAGAACAAACCATCTCACCTATTCTCAAATGTTTCAGGAATATCATCACGCAAATTGCTGTCTTCAGTATCTGCAGATGGtgaaaataaatcaaatcaCATTCTATGATAAACACTTGCCAGTATATCTCACCCTACTTCCCCACCCCCGagaattatgtataaaaatttGACAGCAGGATAAATCATCAAGGAATCACCATAGTGATTCTTTGAAGCAACATGTACAACTTCACTGAGAAGATGCATGAGCAGGATCCACCGTAAAAGAAAGTAGGATTGggacttttttgttattaaacaGTAAAGAGGAGAGTTCTCGACttatcaaaaagagaaaagcaGGAGCTATATTCTAGGATGCTGCAGTTGCCATCACTGCAGGCCAGACATCCTGATCTTCTTCACATCTTACCAGTCACCCCAGATGATTGTGTTGGGTGAATTGTGACCACATATGATTGTGTTGTAATCTTATCAAATTGGGTCAACCCTTTAGGTAAAAAATGGGATAGAGTTGCATACCATGttataaagtaataaaaacCATGTGATTccaaaaaaagagggggggggggggtgttaagGCTGTTTACCAGTTACCTCAACCAGATCCCACAAAAGTGAAAGCTTTAAGCACTGGGCACAACCTTTTTAATGCAAACCACATGAATGAGTTAACATAACTGCTTGAGCTTTTGTACTTTCTAGAATAGGTACACTATGGTAGGTCGTTGTTTACTCAAATATGCAATGTAGATTCTTTTTGTTGGACTACCTTATCAACAGCAGTTTTCTATTGCTTGAAAAGCACATTGAATAAGAAATGGCAGAAAATTCAGGTATTTTTTATACAGATTCAATGACAAACTGCAAGCATCTATCCTACCGTCAAAATCCTTGAAGAAAGAACTGTTCTCAAAACACTCCAGCAATTAATAAGTCAGCTAAAAGGGGAACGCATTCTCTTAGAAAACAATCGAAATATGCATATGTTTCAATCCCATTATCAAGATATATGAGTTATAACAAGGGTTTTCATGCACCTGCTCTAATGGAAGGCTCAATACTATGAAAATC
Coding sequences within:
- the LOC142612472 gene encoding uncharacterized protein LOC142612472, which encodes MISWNVGLNDPRKRLVVKNLLWDWKCDVVCLQETKIASMNKQLVCSLWGCPYVDWAVLEANRTAGGILLMWDKRVLDKVEIMVGLFSVSVKWKGVGDGFIWACSGVYGPNENVERGLMWDELVGVQQCWRISWCCFGDFNIVRFPSERRGETRLSMAMEKFSEFVEDLNLVDLPLEGGSFTWSNGSDQPMMSRIDRALVTPDWEDHFPDVTQRILPRTVSDHNPILLEAGGMARGKSPFRFENMWLKSEGFVDRVQTWWNRHSFVGTPSFVLAKKLKALKEDIVQWNR